A window of Phragmites australis chromosome 2, lpPhrAust1.1, whole genome shotgun sequence genomic DNA:
CCGATCGGGGTGGTCTGGTGGGAGCGCGATGGCTGCGCCGCCGGCGAGAGCTCGCGCCGACTACGACTACCTCGTCAAGCTGCTCCTGATCGGCGACAGCGGTGAGTGAGTGTGTTGCGGGGTGGCTCCTGATGCTGTCTCTGCTTTGATTCACCGCTGCCATTTTTTGTTCTCTGTTTTGGTAGAGTGCGAGTGTGCGCCTACGAGCCGGCGGTTCGTAAGGGGATGCTATGCTAGCTATGAGTACATTGTTTGCTGCATTTGTTACGTCTGGAGAGGATTTGCGGAAGCGTGTGGCTTGGTTAATTGCTGGTGAGTTGGAGGTAGCTGCGATTGATTGGCTGCTGCCTTTAGCGCGTCTCCAGCGGGGACTGTAAAACCGGCCGTATCCCTGTTCAGCCGTCCTTTCGCCGATCGATGTCGCCCGCATCGTCTCCAGCGGAATCGGCTTCGTAGCTTTTTCCAATGCTACATGGAAGCGGGCGGCAGGAGTGATCGGCAAATTTACGGATGGAAAGAGGAGCTAATATTGTTCAGGGAGTATGCAGGTGGGTTCGAGAGAGAAGAGGACAGTAATGTAAGGCAGTAAGTATGGTTGCTgcagaagatgaaaaaaaatgatgatactataatagtatagGGAATGTTGTAATATTATTATAGGAGATGAATTTTTGAAGTATCTGCTATAGATGGCCTTATATGAATTGAACGCTACTAGCTCCTTATTTTCAAGTTGAATTAGGGACTGATGTAGAAGATAACAGTCACCTATATTATGGCTTAAGGTATTGATTAGAGAGGATGccagttattttttttatataaagtggGTAAAATGTCATGAGAAATGGGACATTCATTGTCCATCACCCCACTGAAGAGGCCCCTTTGCATTCCTCCAGGAACCCTGGATCTGGAGAAGTGGTGCCATCTGCAAGTGCAATAGGTTGATTCCATGTTTTCGTAAATGCGGCATCAAATTGTGTTTGGAAGCTCCACTGTGTTATACAAGGCTAGCTTATGTTGCATCGTGAAAACATGTAGGCAGTACATCAGTTCATCTGGTCATCTGCATACTGAAGTGCTTGTGCCTCAAAAAGGGTGCCAGCTGTACTAGCCAATTATGATGCGAATTCAAAGGTTcagagagaaatcaagtttcttaGTTCACTCCATGCAATGTATCATGGATACTCTGAGCAGGAAAAGTTGTCTAGATATTTGCTACTTGGTATATGTGTGGTGTTTGAAATTACCCGAGGATCTGTGATAAAATATCTTGTATGAGTTATAATGACCTTGTAATAGGCCAAAGGGATTGACTTGAGAAAAGGAACTGGAGATATAATACTTGCATAGAAAATGCACTGAACTGGTAAAAAACAAATTATTCGGTGTCATGTGTTCCATTGTTCGAGGGCATGCTTGATCCTACATGAGTTTGGGACTCTTTGGGTCACTACATTGTGTCAAAGGTCCTGTTTGGCACAGTTTATTGCTGATTTTTGCTTCTCCGAAGCTttaagttgaaacaaacaggcttttgaaaagctgaattctgataaaatgaactaaaatctGATAAGCTGGCTGAgagtggcttttctgaaaagatGATATGCTGAGAACTTAAAAATTTCTCGTAAAAGCTAACAACTTTTGGCataagccacaagcagctttcAGCAAAAGCCGCTTTTCAACAAAAGCTCATAAGTTTCAGCTGTGTCAAACAAAGCCAAAGTATGATAAATACGCTACTTCTAATGGGCTCTTGTTCTGCACTATTTCTTTCTCAACCATGTATTTTGTCCGTAGCATATTTGTTCATTTTCACTACTGATCAATTCCCTAAAATGATGAGAAGCATTTCCATTGTTTCTTTCTCCCTGTACATAGGTGTTGGCAAGAGTTGCCTTCTGCTGCGGTTCTCAGATGGCTCCTTCACTACTAGTTTTATTACTACAATTGGGTATGTTTTGGGATAAATATTGTGTCTGCTCCCAAGCTTCTCTGAAAAGTCATTTTGCATTCTTATTCTACCAGTCAATGTTTTTCTTATGCCATATAGCCTTGTTTGTGCTTTATCTTAATTCCTGCTTGCATGCAGCATCGACTTTAAGATAAGAACGATTGAACTGGATGGCAAGCGCATTAAATTGCAAATTTGGGACACAGCTGGTCAAGAGCGATTCAGGACTATCACCACAGGTGCTATGCTTGTTTCATTCTGTGCTAGTGGCTAGTTCTATGAAGCTATATGATGACCCAATTATCAAGTGAGTTTCCTTTTATCTCAGCATACTACCGAGGAGCCATGGGTATCTTGCTTGTTTATGATGTCACCGATGAGTCATCTTTCAACAGTACTGTCCTTTGATATTCCTGAAAAGCTTCATTTTGGATAATTTtgccaattttcttttgtttgttgaCATTCTGTTCATTCGACATACAGATATACGGAACTGGATTCGCAACATTGAGCAGCATGCCTCTGATAATGTGAATAAAATTTTGGTAGGCAACAAGGCTGACATGGATGAGAGTAAAAGGGTACTGATCTAAGTGTCCCTACACTTCcttttatctgtttttcttATTCTAGAATATTAACTATAATATACAACCTGCTGTCAATTTTGAATATTGGCTCACTGTTTAACTTCTCTTTTTGATTGTTATTCCAGGCTGTTCCTACTGCAAAGGGACAAGCACTAGCTGATGAATACGGCATCAAGTTTTTTGAAACTGTAAGTTCCTGTGCCGTGTTGTTTGATCATTTCACTAACAAACTTGTTCTTTACTTTTTGCTGTGTCGTTCAGAGTGCCAAGACTAACCTTAATGTGGAGCAAGTTTTCTTCTCCATTGCCCGAGACATTAAGCAGAGACTTGCTGAGACTGATTCCAAGCCTGAGGTATGTTCATACAGAGGTTTGTCTTGATGAGCATTTGAAATTTACTCCGTTAAGAGTTTGAAAAATGCATTAATGCTTACAGGACCGGGTAGTCAATATTAGGCCAGATCAAGGTGCTGAGACCCCAGCATCTCAAAGATCTGCCTGCTGCGGCTCCTGAGGGATGCTTGATCTTTATTATCATGAACTATTGACTTTATTTTTTGCTGTTTGCTTGATATGATAGTACAATGTCGAGAAGATAATCATGATGTTTTTGTTCTTGCCATTCCTTGCAGCAACTACTCTTGCTATTTAATTTAGTATGGCAATTTCCAGGGGTTACTGCATGCTGTATCTACCTCTCGCAATGCCGTGTAATGGAATTCAAATCATTGCATCTTTCAGTTTATCAATCTATTGGCGTAATAGTATGTTGAGTCACAAATAAGTGTTTCTTTGAACGCTAAAACGGTCTTCAAAACAAAAATTTGACCATCAAACTTCTATCACTATGCACTTATTAACCCTAAAATATCTTGATATTATGGAAGCTCCTTTTGATGCAAATCTAATCAGATCATTTTCATATGATCAATCTGAGCATTACAAAAAGATAGTAGGTCCAAGTTAAATAATTTAACTGCACGTGTTCTGAGactgcacatatttttttttggttcaggATTAcacgtattttttttttttatcggagTAAGCATTACAATTTTTTTGGTGCATTGACGAATAAAAACACTTCGGCGTCCTAAAATTTTGGTGGTTGTGCATTGTGTAATGCTCGTAGCAGGGGTGGACCCATTATAGGGACTATATGTACAACCAATGATTTTGCATAAACATTCTTAGTTTAAGTACATATAATAAATGTATATACTTGAAACGGAGACATATTACATATATTTCAACACAAACTCGTTATTAGCCCACTTCTTAGGACGGCATTCTCACTCTTGTTGGTTGTTGGCCCAAGTGCAACACTGCACATGGGTAGAGCCACGTAACCACGACGTGGACGACTTTAGTGCTCCAAGCCGAGCTAACAAAAGCATCGAAGtgttctctctcatctctcttttATACATGTATCTTCCATCAGAACTAAACTAGATTATAGAACCTGGCATCAGTCTACCAAACAccaaaaatatatcattttgaaacatctaaaaaaataatcgTATCAATGCAAACATGTAGCTTTAGCTAAATCAAATAAACACATAATATTTCAGAAAAAGCCAAAATCAGATAAACCCACTATAGATTATCTAATTCACATAATAATGCATTAAAAGTCTAGCAGTGATCtcgtttataatttttaaacaaAACAACATTATAATGACCACCGAAAGCCAGAAGCATTCAATCCTCACTTGAAGCCAAGATATGTAATGCTTCCAATCTCACGTTCCTGATTTCATGGATGTACCTAGCAAAGGATATTAGCGTAAGTATGTACACCCAAACATTTTTACAAAATATtcacaatttacaaaaatagtcAAATTAGTAgctcaaaaataataatttggcTTGCGACCCAAATCATTTCAACTAACTTCATACAACAACTACTCCAATTCACTCAAGATGCCAACAAGCCACTGCGGTCAGAGAATGAAACGTCTAGTTAACCTGAATGCAGATTGTATGCACTTGAAACTGAGAATCCATCAACCAGGAACTCGTTTTCGCTATGTATCGTTTATGTTCTTGCGTTAGTTTTGGTGTCTGAACTGTTCAAGATACTGGGAAATCCTGAATTTTCATGCTTGGCAGTTGGCATTATTGCGGTCAGGGAGAAAAAAACTAATAGCTTGACCAATAACATCTTTATGAACATCGTGAGTACAGAGTGGATCATGTACATAATAATAAGTTTGGTAGTAATTATCTTTGCTTAGTCAAAAGAAAATGCATCGCGTAATTTATTACTATTTACACCAAGGAAATACAGGAGTTCATCTCTTTTCATTCACATGTACACTGGTATATGAATACACCTAACAACACCTTGATAGAAACCTAAAATCTACAGAAGTCCAAAAATAACAAACAACAACCGTGCAAGAAAATTATCTGCAGCGGATCAAGGGTCAACTAGAGCGAGCAATCTAACATGGCGAGCGCCTTATGTACACCCTGCCCGGCGGCGCCGAGCCCGACCACGTTTCGGCACTTGGCGCAGTTCTCCGACGGCGTGAGGTTCAGGTCCAGGCAGATCCCACCGACGACGTCGCAGGCCTTCTCTGACGCCGCCGGCTTATTGATCGCCCCTTCGGTTTCAGCCTCGGCGCGGTGCCTCCGCATGTGCCCGCCGAGCGCCTGTCCGATGGCGAACTCGAGCCCGCAGACGGGGCACTCGTGCACCCTCGGCTTGGCTGGCTGTGGCGGCGGCTGGCGCCCGAGGCAGAGCCCCGCGTGGTCGGCTGGATTCTGCTGCTGGAGCTGCCTCGGCCGCTTGTGGCTGgcacggtggcccccgagcgccTGGAACGTCGGGAACTGCCGGCTGCACGTCTTGCACTCGAACACGCGCCCGTGCCAGTGCCCGTGCGGGCCGCGCGCCACCAGCCCCGCGGGACCGTGCTGcaccagcagctgctgctgctgcgcctgCGCGAGGAGCATGAGCAGGTGGGCCGTGTCGGCGGCGCCCGTCTCTACCTCCCACACCGCCCTGTCCCTCTTGCTCatggctagctagctagctttgcCCAAAACACGCGCACACGACCCCGCACCAACGTGCAACGACTGTGCGAGTCATGGGGGCGCAGTCGCTCGTATATATACAAGCGCAGGCAGCGCTCGAGGGCCGGAATTTGGTGCCAGCTCGATTGGGTTCGTTTCAGACCGCCCGCCCTGCACTTACTACGTGAGAAATGGAGCACGACTCAGCCTAGCTGCTTACCTTACCTGGCGATCATCGACTGAAACGACTGGATCTCTATTGGTACCCTTCTAGACGTGGACGTGTGTACTTTTCCAGGCTCTGTACTTTGACCAGAGAGCACCGGATTGTTAGATCCTCCTCGTGGTTTTTAGTCAACATGTGCGCTGTGCGCGATAGGCTAGCCAAGCATCAAGGGTGCAGCACAAGCACAACGACCGCTCGACGGATGGAGATTTGCCCGAGCGTACGTGCCAGTGACGTGCGTGTACGTGGGTGGCGTCGTGCGACGTTCGTTCTCGATCGACCGAGCGAGCGGGCATGGCTTTTACACCTCCACCGTTCGGGCGGTGGGTGACTCCTCACGCGAAGCTACAGCACGTTCGTTCGTTTAATTAATTGCGTCGACTGGGCCGGCCGGAATCGGCAGGGCTCGGTTCAATCCTCTAGAACGCACGAGTGGCGTCAGTTACACGAGTCGTTCtgatttccaaaaaaaaaaccatcctGTACGTAATTCTGCACATGCTTATGTCATGGCCAAATGGAGTGTTTGATCCAGAAATTTTCTGCGATGTGATAGACACAGTTACTGCTGCTACTTTCCTGTCCTGGGATGCCGGTTAATCGGAGGCATCTGATGACAGGAATCAGAGTCAACTGAACAAGTCATATGTACTAGTTAACTCCTGTGCTGCCAACTAACTTCGTTTGACAGGAAATGTTCCATGATCACACTTTAGCTCATCCTTGGATTTGTTTGAATAATGAATGTGGTCGTATACGTTACGAACAACTAAGCAGCCTTGCAGCGGCTGCAGCAAGCTTCCGCGAACGAACAAGCTTTGCAGTAGCTGAGTCAAATGTCAGACATGTTTACCATGTTTAATATTAGTTAAGTGTGGTTAAAAATTCTTAACCACAAGTATGACaaattagtaaaaaaaactaAGTGTATAACGTGTGAATCAAAGAGCTAAACAGTCAACTAAATAACTGATAGAGAAATGATTCACGCTAAAATATTGGATTGTCTTACTCAAAGGTAAACATTACAATATATAGCCTAAAACCGAGTGAAACGAGGTTTGGCTGGGCGTGATCAACGCATACGCGTGAAGACCTGCATTGGGCATGCAAGACAGGCGATTGGCATGCAAGGCAGGTGCGGTAGGCGCTGGCCATGCAAGGCAATAGCCCTGGGCGTGCATGCAGTGCCATGCATGGCAAGTGTGCTGGCCGTCACGCATGGAAGGTTAGCCCTGGGCGTGCATGCAGTGCCATGCATGGCAAGTGTGCTGGCCGTCACGCATGGAAGGTAAGAGAGCAGACCCATGCAAGGCAAGGTTAATCCCAGAGATGACCTGGAGGCAAGCTCACTAACAATAActgtttaaaaatatataagataattaattttaaatatgatAAATTTAGATACGAACTAAATATATGCTCAATACGTGAGCCGTCGTTCATTCTTAGCTTTAGACCATCTTCGatcatatttccttcatttcgttcccttctcgattctcttacctgttctcattcccttttAATATGTGTTTTAACTGTTTTGTCATGAAAGGCGCCCAAAATCAAAGGAAAACTCGAATAATACCTAGGTCATATAAAGCATGATTCATGCACGTTTTAATCGGTCGATCAACACAAGCAACCATGGATGTCTTCAACGGAGCTCAATTTTGTACGCACAGAACGGCTTGTCGCCTGCAAGACTCATGCGTGCAGGAATCCTGGTTGCGCCAACCACTACTCCCACTTATTTTCCCACGGAGACATCACGAACGATCACGAGCGCCAACCAAATCTTGGACTCGGACTCAGTGGCCCAGTAGCGCAATCGCGACGACATGCGCGGCACGCACGATTCACCAAGCCGTCATGCTTTCATCCTCCTCGGATTAATGTATGACATACGACTCGCAAGACTAATCTCTCCAGCTCATGGCTGTATCAGTTCTTATCGCTGCTATGCTAGCTACCAGTAGTGTTCCTGCACGATCAGTGCAAAAGTCAGCTCGGTATATTTAATCGTGCGACTTCTGGAATTGTTAGTGGCTCAGTTGTCTGCTTGCTTTCATCGTTTTGCTTGTACTGCTAGTTGATGGAGTTTTACTTGTACTGCAAAAGTAGTACATATATGCTCTAGAAACATACGGCTTCACGTCAGCAATTCAGCGTGACGCACTGCGAATAATTGTTGGAAATTACATTTTTCTCTCCCCCCTTTAAACAGCCACATTGCAATTGAGGAAGCACTAGTTGCATGTGGCGATTTGTCACCACAAAGTGATCCAGTAGAACACGAGAGCGTAGTGCATGGAAGTCAAGAACGCAGATGGTAAGAACATCATATGCCAGATGGTTATGTGGACTTATGGAACTCGTGCAACTTGATCAGAGAAACGGTTTCATATTGGTCAAATCGAAGGCTCAGCTCGGTCCTGTACAAAGGGTATATCCAGTTCTCTTTGCCTTCTACACTAGCTATTTTTTGTAGTGACAGCGAATTACTAGCCAGTGTTGCATGTGTATATCTCGTAGATGATGACTCCTAAATGAGGAAAGGTAATGATTAAGACCTGCAAGTTTCTAGTACTGCTCGCTGAGTCAAATCAAATGAATGAATGTCTCTGTCACAACCCTGCAGCTAGCTGTTCAGAACTTACCGTAAGAAGATTTTTCTGCGGGAATGCCGTCAGAGATGACCTCAGGTCGTTAGAGTTTAGCTTCACTCCTTTTCATATTCAGGTCGTGCTGAGCGCAATGCTTTCACCTCATTGCACCTTGCTACTAAGTTCACGGAGAAGAACAAGCACTCGTTGCTAATCGAGGTATGGTGATATCTAGTGAcaaaatattgtttttgtttgtgaggaaaaatattttgtcaTCTACTTTGTAAATAGAAGCCAAAGCCAACTGTGCAGAAATTATAGGTTGATCTTCGTCAGGGTTTTGCATTAGACCCGTTACTGCAGCAGCATTTCTGTTACGCTAAGTCTGCAATATTTTCATTGACATGTTGAGTTTGCAGCTGGCAGACGATCCTTCTCAGATGCTTCTGTGAACATATTTTCAACTCACTGGCTAGAGAACATTCGACTGAAAGTACGCAATTTTTCTGACGTGGTTTACAGTTATTCTCAACTTGTTGCTGGAAAAACCTTAcgagtaaagaaacaagagttATAGTGTCTTACTGCTGACAATTAAGCCTTAGGCTACATCATGCACACATAAACACAAGAACTTCCATTAGACACGTACAAAAAACATCATAAGTTCAGAATTTATATTTGGGGGAAATAATAGTCGACACTCAATACACCAGTTAAGCCGATATGTTCAACAGCGAAAGAAAAGAGTTAATTTTGGGTAAAAAGCATCTAGACATGAAAAAAACAGCTAATTAACTCTACATCTTCTATATAAGTGGTTTGTATTCCAACATAAAAAGCTATAGCACAAACGGATTAGTTGGTTTTGCCGATATCGTCACATGATCACTACACAGAAATAATACACCTATCTGCACTTAGATACTGTTGCTCCGTATGACAATTCCTTTCTTCCAGAACAATAGACGGAGAAAAGCGTCGACATCTTGAATTCTTTATTCCTGAAGCATAGATGGAGAAAAAGTTAGCTTCATATTGAAGTTCAAACAACATTTCTACCACATGTAATTCGATGAGTAT
This region includes:
- the LOC133909106 gene encoding ras-related protein RABE1c-like isoform X1 produces the protein MAAPPARARADYDYLVKLLLIGDSGVGKSCLLLRFSDGSFTTSFITTIGIDFKIRTIELDGKRIKLQIWDTAGQERFRTITTAYYRGAMGILLVYDVTDESSFNNIRNWIRNIEQHASDNVNKILVGNKADMDESKRAVPTAKGQALADEYGIKFFETSAKTNLNVEQVFFSIARDIKQRLAETDSKPEDRVVNIRPDQGAETPASQRSACCGS
- the LOC133909106 gene encoding ras-related protein RABE1c-like isoform X2; translated protein: MGILLVYDVTDESSFNNIRNWIRNIEQHASDNVNKILVGNKADMDESKRAVPTAKGQALADEYGIKFFETSAKTNLNVEQVFFSIARDIKQRLAETDSKPEDRVVNIRPDQGAETPASQRSACCGS
- the LOC133909107 gene encoding zinc finger protein ZAT12-like translates to MSKRDRAVWEVETGAADTAHLLMLLAQAQQQQLLVQHGPAGLVARGPHGHWHGRVFECKTCSRQFPTFQALGGHRASHKRPRQLQQQNPADHAGLCLGRQPPPQPAKPRVHECPVCGLEFAIGQALGGHMRRHRAEAETEGAINKPAASEKACDVVGGICLDLNLTPSENCAKCRNVVGLGAAGQGVHKALAMLDCSL